Proteins from one Mixophyes fleayi isolate aMixFle1 chromosome 9, aMixFle1.hap1, whole genome shotgun sequence genomic window:
- the TBX22 gene encoding T-box transcription factor TBX22, translated as MIITKAGRRMFPSVRIKVKGLDPSKQYYIAMDIVPVDSKRYRYVYHSSQWMVAGNTDHSCISPRLYIHPDSPCSGETWMRQIISFDRVKLTNNEMDDKGHIILQSMHKYKPRVHIIVQDSRIDLSQIQSLPAEGVKTFSFKETEFTTVTAYQNQQITKLKIDRNPFAKGFRDPGRNRGVLDGLLETYPWRPSLALDFKAFGTDTPGGSSGSSPITSSGGAPSPLLSPSCSPPTFHLPPCNLGIPCSENYLPFCYKICPTNVLRQRSFLLPSPDKQRGPGGHLLPPFMVDVPLLSSFGISKTSKLETFKGHCVQAASPANPMFYRLPSSGNIFPSAAIARESLNCSLHPPYGLYGYNLSMPSHLITTENHLKMTDSFPSSFRDVRPAGSHWPSSVNHCL; from the exons ATGATCATCACCAAGGCCGGGAG GAGGATGTTCCCTTCTGTACGAATCAAAGTGAAAGGTCTGGATCCAAGCAAACAATATTATATCGCCATGGACATTGTTCCTGTGGACTCGAAGCGATACAG gtacgTCTATCACAGCTCCCAGTGGATGGTAGCTGGAAATACCGACCACTCCTGCATCTCCCCCAGACTCTACATCCACCCAGACTCCCCCTGCTCCGGAGAGACCTGGATGAGACAGATCATCAGCTTTGATCGGGTCAAACTAACCAACAATGAGATGGACGACAAAGGACAT ATTATTCTGCAGTCCATGCACAAATACAAACCCCGGGTGCATATAATAGTACAAGACTCCAGGATTGACCTGTCTCAGATACAGTCCTTGCCGGCCGAAGGGGTTAAAACATTTTCATTCAAAGAAACAGAATTCACTACAGTGACGGCTTACCAGAACCAGCAG ATAACGAAGTTGAAGATAGACAGAAATCCTTTTGCGAAGGGCTTCAGGGACCCGGGGAGGAACAG AGGCGTGCTGGACGGGCTCCTGGAGACCTACCCCTGGAGACCCTCTCTTGCCTTAGATTTCAAAGCTTTTGGGACTGACACACCAG GAGGAAGTTCTGGTTCCTCACCGATCACCTCCAGTGGTGGAGCGCCATCGCCTCTGCTTTCTCCATCTTGCTCCCCTCCTACATTCCACCTGCCCCCCTGTAACCTTGGCATCCCATGCTCGGAGAACTATTTGCCCTTCTGCTACAAGATCTGCCCGACAAACGTTCTGAGACAGCGCTCATTCCTGTTACCCAGTCCGGATAAACAGAGGGGTCCCGGCGGCCACTTACTCCCTCCATTTATGGTGGATGTCCCTTTGTTGTCTTCATTTGGCATCTCCAAAACCAGCAAACTGGAAACCTTCAAGGGGCACTGTGTCCAAGCCGCATCTCCTGCCAACCCAATGTTCTACAGATTACCCTCATCTGGAAACATTTTCCCCTCCGCGGCTATCGCTCGGGAATCCCTGAACTGCTCCTTACATCCTCCCTACGGCCTGTATGGTTACAACCTCTCCATGCCCTCTCACTTGATCACCACAGAAAACCACCTAAAGATGACTGACAGTTTTCCCAGCTCGTTCAGAGACGTACGACCCGCTGGCTCCCACTGGCCATCGTCTGTCAACCATTGTCTGTAA